The proteins below are encoded in one region of Ornithinimicrobium avium:
- the rimI gene encoding ribosomal protein S18-alanine N-acetyltransferase: MRLREATWRDLAGMAELEARCFPHDGWSAQTFWAELAQRPRRSYWVAVDGTAGEEELAGYAGLDVAGDLADVMTVAVDPGRRGTGLGARLLETLHARAVDAGAVAVLLEVRADNEPARALYSTRGYRVVRTRRGYYRSAGAASPVDALVMRKELVGP, from the coding sequence GTGAGGCTGCGCGAGGCGACCTGGCGCGACCTGGCCGGGATGGCCGAGCTGGAGGCTCGCTGCTTCCCGCACGACGGCTGGTCGGCGCAGACCTTCTGGGCCGAGCTGGCCCAGCGCCCTCGCCGCTCCTACTGGGTCGCCGTCGACGGGACGGCGGGCGAGGAGGAGCTTGCCGGCTACGCCGGGCTCGACGTGGCCGGCGACCTCGCCGACGTGATGACGGTCGCGGTGGACCCGGGACGCCGGGGTACCGGCCTCGGCGCGCGGCTGCTCGAGACCCTGCACGCACGGGCTGTGGACGCCGGCGCCGTGGCGGTCCTGCTCGAGGTCCGCGCCGACAACGAGCCCGCCCGTGCGCTCTACTCCACCCGCGGCTACCGGGTGGTCCGCACCCGACGCGGCTACTACCGCTCCGCGGGCGCAGCCTCGCCCGTGGACGCCCTCGTCATGCGCAAGGAGCTGGTCGGACCGTGA
- a CDS encoding phospholipase D-like domain-containing protein has protein sequence MPRPVLAPHARDWLKDARRIAVRTLAWGVAGQVSLAAAVVAADSLRKRRDGTAPADEPVEVPVREDRITTYTYGRALYDDMLAAIERAEDFVYLASYIWKGDDVGQEFKDAVVRAADRGVLVCVVFDGFANLVVPRAFTEFPEQVHVLRFPTIRPGLPLMDLRRTGRDHRKILVVDGRVGFVGGYNIGSLYATSWRDTHVRIEGPGVWELQNAFSDFWNRHRNKGHPALEDSGNPRWNTVVLAARNEPSRLVYPVRSLYLEAIDRSMKNVWITQGYFIPDQEILEGLLAVAARGVDVRVIMPERSNHVLADVVARYYWSALLEGGVRIFLYKDVMVHAKTATVDGAWSTIGTANIDRLSLRGNYEINLEVVDADQAATMEEIFRRDLQNCEEITLERWRARPWYYRVLERSLRPLEAML, from the coding sequence GTGCCCAGACCCGTCCTCGCCCCCCACGCCCGAGACTGGCTCAAAGACGCCCGACGCATCGCGGTCCGGACCCTCGCCTGGGGCGTCGCGGGCCAGGTCTCGCTCGCCGCCGCCGTGGTCGCGGCCGACTCGCTGCGCAAGCGCCGCGACGGCACCGCGCCCGCCGACGAACCCGTCGAGGTGCCGGTCCGCGAGGACCGCATCACCACCTACACCTACGGGCGCGCGCTCTACGACGACATGCTCGCGGCCATCGAGCGCGCGGAGGACTTCGTCTACCTGGCGTCCTACATCTGGAAGGGCGACGACGTCGGCCAGGAGTTCAAGGACGCCGTCGTGCGGGCCGCCGACCGCGGCGTCCTGGTGTGCGTCGTCTTCGACGGGTTCGCCAACCTGGTGGTGCCCCGCGCGTTCACCGAGTTCCCCGAGCAGGTGCACGTGCTGCGCTTCCCGACGATCCGGCCCGGCCTGCCGCTCATGGACCTGCGCCGGACCGGTCGCGACCACCGCAAGATCCTCGTGGTCGACGGGCGCGTCGGCTTCGTCGGCGGCTACAACATCGGCTCCCTCTACGCCACCTCCTGGCGCGACACGCACGTGCGGATCGAGGGTCCGGGGGTCTGGGAGCTGCAGAACGCCTTCTCCGACTTCTGGAACCGGCACCGCAACAAGGGCCACCCGGCGCTGGAGGACAGCGGCAACCCGAGGTGGAACACCGTGGTGCTGGCGGCGCGCAACGAGCCGAGCCGGCTGGTCTACCCGGTGCGCTCGCTCTACCTCGAGGCGATCGACCGCTCGATGAAGAACGTGTGGATCACGCAGGGCTACTTCATCCCCGACCAGGAGATCCTCGAGGGGCTGCTCGCGGTGGCCGCCCGCGGGGTCGACGTGCGCGTCATCATGCCCGAGAGGTCCAACCACGTGCTGGCCGACGTGGTCGCGCGCTACTACTGGAGCGCGCTGCTCGAGGGCGGGGTGCGGATCTTCCTCTACAAGGACGTCATGGTGCACGCCAAGACAGCGACCGTCGACGGCGCCTGGTCGACCATCGGGACGGCCAACATCGACCGGCTCTCGCTGCGCGGCAACTACGAGATCAACCTCGAGGTGGTGGACGCCGACCAGGCCGCCACGATGGAGGAGATCTTCCGCCGCGACCTGCAGAACTGCGAGGAGATCACGCTCGAGAGGTGGCGGGCGCGACCCTGGTACTACCGGGTGCTGGAGCGCTCGCTCCGCCCCCTCGAGGCCATGCTCTGA
- the tsaD gene encoding tRNA (adenosine(37)-N6)-threonylcarbamoyltransferase complex transferase subunit TsaD — MNEPLVLGIETSCDETGVGLVRGQTLLVDAVASSVDEHARFGGVVPEVASRAHLEAMVPTIERACAEAGVRLADVDAVAVTSGPGLAGALLVGVASAKALALALDRPIYGVNHLAAHVAVDVVEHGPLPEPTMGLLVSGGHSNLLLVPDVTHDIRSLGATIDDAAGEAFDKVARLLGLPFPGGPHIDRVAREGGQVVIDFPRGLTSGRDLQRHRFDYSFSGLKTAVARWVQARRDSGEPVPVADVAASFQEAVVDVLTRKAVLACREHGVDDLLIGGGVAANTRLRALARERCDDAGIRLRVPRPGLCTDNGAMVAALGAEMVLKGRDASRLDLPADSSQPVSQVSA, encoded by the coding sequence GTGAACGAACCCCTGGTGCTGGGCATCGAGACCAGCTGCGACGAGACCGGGGTCGGCCTGGTCCGCGGCCAGACGCTGCTCGTGGACGCGGTCGCCAGCAGCGTCGACGAGCACGCGCGGTTCGGCGGGGTCGTGCCCGAGGTGGCCAGCAGGGCACACCTGGAAGCCATGGTCCCCACGATCGAGCGTGCCTGCGCCGAGGCCGGGGTCCGGCTGGCCGACGTGGACGCGGTCGCCGTGACGTCCGGGCCCGGCCTGGCCGGGGCGCTCCTCGTCGGCGTCGCCAGCGCCAAGGCCCTCGCACTGGCCCTGGACAGGCCGATCTACGGCGTCAACCACCTGGCGGCCCACGTCGCGGTGGACGTGGTCGAGCACGGTCCGCTGCCGGAGCCGACGATGGGCCTGCTCGTCAGCGGCGGGCACTCCAACCTGCTCCTCGTCCCCGACGTCACCCACGACATCCGCTCGCTCGGCGCGACCATCGACGACGCCGCCGGCGAGGCCTTCGACAAGGTCGCCCGGCTGCTGGGGCTGCCCTTCCCCGGCGGACCGCACATCGACCGGGTGGCCAGGGAGGGCGGTCAGGTCGTCATCGACTTCCCGCGGGGGCTCACCTCGGGGCGCGACCTGCAGCGCCACCGCTTCGACTACTCCTTCTCCGGGCTGAAGACCGCGGTGGCCCGCTGGGTGCAGGCCCGGCGGGACAGCGGCGAGCCGGTGCCGGTGGCCGACGTCGCCGCCAGCTTCCAGGAGGCCGTGGTCGACGTGCTGACCCGCAAGGCGGTCCTGGCCTGCCGGGAGCACGGCGTGGACGACCTGCTCATCGGCGGCGGGGTCGCGGCGAACACCAGGCTGCGAGCGCTGGCCCGGGAGCGGTGCGACGACGCGGGCATCCGGCTGCGGGTCCCGCGCCCGGGGCTCTGCACCGACAACGGCGCGATGGTCGCCGCGCTGGGGGCCGAGATGGTGCTCAAGGGCCGCGACGCCTCGCGCCTGGACCTGCCGGCCGACTCCTCCCAGCCGGTGTCCCAGGTCAGTGCCTGA
- a CDS encoding sigma-70 family RNA polymerase sigma factor, translating to MDTDQPTIEELEAQAIAEADASVDVATETPDARAARFEREAMPLLDQMYSAALRTTRNPTDAEDLVQETYAKAFAAFHQYRPGTNLKAWMYRILTNSFINSYRKKQRQPLESDAGEVEDYQLARAASHSSKGLRSAEAEALDHLPDSDVTRALATIGEDFRMAVYLADVEGFSYKEIAEIMDTPIGTVMSRLHRGRKQLRELLTDYALERGVISSPEEARR from the coding sequence ATGGATACTGACCAGCCGACGATCGAGGAGCTCGAGGCGCAGGCGATCGCGGAGGCCGACGCGAGCGTCGACGTCGCGACCGAGACGCCCGACGCGCGCGCCGCCAGGTTCGAGCGGGAGGCCATGCCCCTGCTGGACCAGATGTACAGCGCCGCGCTGCGCACCACCCGCAACCCGACGGACGCCGAAGACCTCGTCCAGGAGACGTACGCCAAGGCGTTCGCCGCCTTCCACCAGTACCGCCCGGGCACCAACCTCAAGGCCTGGATGTACCGGATCCTGACCAACAGCTTCATCAACTCCTACCGCAAGAAGCAGCGCCAGCCGCTGGAGTCGGACGCCGGAGAGGTCGAGGACTACCAGCTGGCCCGGGCCGCCTCGCACTCCTCCAAGGGTCTGCGCTCGGCGGAGGCCGAGGCGCTGGACCACCTGCCGGACAGCGACGTGACCCGCGCGCTGGCCACGATCGGCGAGGACTTCCGCATGGCCGTCTACCTCGCCGACGTCGAGGGGTTCTCCTACAAGGAGATCGCAGAGATCATGGACACGCCGATCGGTACCGTGATGTCCCGGCTGCACCGGGGCCGCAAGCAGCTGCGCGAGCTGCTCACCGACTACGCGCTCGAGCGTGGCGTCATCTCCTCGCCCGAGGAGGCCCGCCGATGA
- a CDS encoding pyridoxal phosphate-dependent aminotransferase, which produces MSQSHRTRPLKPLNQSVKLQNVLYEIRGPVAARAAQLEAEGHRILKLNIGNPAPFGFEAPDTILQDMIASLPDAQGYSESKGILPARRAIVSRYQDVPGFPALDVDRVYLGNGVSELIMMTLQALLDNGDEVLVPAPDYPLWTAATSLAGGTPVHYLCDEADGWNPSVEDIRAKVTPRTKAIVVINPNNPTGAVYSRAALEEIVQVARENSLLILADEIYDRILYDGAEHVSIATLAPDLLCLTYNGLSKTYRVAGYRAGWVAITGPTAHATGFLQGIELLASTRLCPNVPAQHAIQVAVSGHQSIEELVVPGGRLAEQRDVAVSMLSAMPGVSVVEPRGALYVFPRLDPDVYQIQDDERFVLDLLEQEKILVVHGRGFNWPEPDHLRIVTLPWGADLRAALERMGNFLAGYRQ; this is translated from the coding sequence GTGAGCCAGAGCCACCGCACCCGTCCGCTGAAGCCGTTGAACCAGTCCGTCAAGCTCCAGAACGTCCTGTACGAGATCCGCGGGCCGGTGGCCGCCCGGGCCGCGCAGCTGGAGGCCGAGGGCCACCGGATCCTCAAGCTCAACATCGGCAACCCGGCCCCGTTCGGCTTCGAGGCCCCCGACACGATCCTGCAGGACATGATCGCCTCGCTGCCCGACGCCCAGGGCTACTCCGAGTCGAAGGGCATCCTGCCGGCCCGGCGCGCGATCGTCTCGCGCTACCAGGACGTCCCCGGGTTCCCGGCGCTGGACGTCGACCGGGTCTACCTGGGCAACGGCGTGTCCGAGCTGATCATGATGACGCTGCAGGCGCTGCTCGACAACGGTGACGAGGTCCTCGTGCCGGCGCCCGACTACCCGCTGTGGACCGCGGCCACCAGTCTGGCCGGCGGCACGCCCGTGCACTACCTGTGCGACGAGGCCGACGGGTGGAACCCCTCGGTGGAGGACATCCGCGCCAAGGTGACCCCACGGACCAAGGCCATCGTGGTCATCAACCCGAACAACCCGACCGGCGCGGTCTACAGCCGCGCGGCTCTCGAGGAGATCGTCCAGGTCGCCCGCGAGAACTCGCTGCTGATCCTGGCCGACGAGATCTACGACCGGATCCTCTACGACGGCGCCGAGCACGTCTCGATCGCCACGCTGGCCCCCGACCTGCTCTGCCTGACCTACAACGGCCTGTCCAAGACCTACCGGGTGGCCGGCTACCGCGCCGGGTGGGTCGCGATCACCGGTCCCACCGCGCACGCCACCGGCTTCCTGCAGGGCATCGAGCTGCTCGCCTCGACCCGGCTGTGCCCCAACGTCCCCGCCCAGCACGCCATCCAGGTGGCGGTCTCGGGCCACCAGAGCATCGAGGAGCTCGTGGTCCCGGGGGGACGGCTGGCCGAGCAGCGGGACGTCGCGGTGTCGATGCTCTCCGCGATGCCGGGCGTCTCCGTCGTCGAGCCCCGGGGCGCGCTCTACGTCTTCCCCCGGCTGGACCCCGACGTCTACCAGATCCAGGACGACGAGCGGTTCGTCCTGGACCTGCTGGAGCAGGAGAAGATCCTGGTCGTGCACGGACGCGGGTTCAACTGGCCCGAGCCGGACCACCTGCGGATCGTGACCCTGCCGTGGGGAGCCGACCTGCGCGCCGCGCTGGAGCGGATGGGCAACTTCCTCGCGGGCTACCGGCAGTGA
- the tsaB gene encoding tRNA (adenosine(37)-N6)-threonylcarbamoyltransferase complex dimerization subunit type 1 TsaB has translation MLLAIDTSTTAIGAALHDGTRVLASVTHEDARRHGELLAPAIAEALERAGADRRALSAVVCGVGPGPFTGLRVGVVTGLVLAHALGLPAPDGVCSLDALAHELVGRHQGRALVATDARRKEVYWAVYDVQPGGARRLDGPAVSRAADLPDELRRLPAVGRGPELYPDALPHRLAGGRRDVDPAALADLAVALRAGRHPDSATGLLDPEPLYLRRPDAVAAPGTAMTASSEGRGAS, from the coding sequence GTGCTCCTCGCGATCGACACCTCGACGACGGCCATCGGCGCAGCCCTCCACGACGGCACCCGCGTCCTGGCGTCGGTGACCCACGAGGACGCGCGCCGGCACGGCGAGCTGCTGGCGCCCGCGATCGCCGAGGCGTTGGAGCGGGCCGGGGCGGACCGCCGCGCACTGTCCGCGGTCGTCTGCGGCGTCGGACCCGGCCCCTTCACCGGGCTGCGGGTGGGGGTGGTCACCGGGCTGGTGCTCGCCCACGCGCTCGGCCTGCCCGCCCCCGACGGGGTGTGCTCCCTCGACGCGCTCGCCCACGAGCTGGTCGGCCGACACCAGGGGCGGGCCCTGGTCGCCACCGACGCCCGCCGCAAGGAGGTCTACTGGGCGGTCTACGACGTGCAGCCGGGGGGCGCGCGCCGCCTCGACGGGCCGGCTGTCTCACGGGCCGCGGACCTGCCCGATGAGCTGCGCCGGCTGCCGGCCGTGGGCCGGGGCCCCGAGCTCTACCCCGACGCGCTGCCGCACCGGCTGGCGGGCGGGCGCCGCGACGTGGACCCGGCCGCCCTCGCCGACCTGGCCGTGGCCCTGCGGGCGGGCCGGCACCCGGACTCGGCCACCGGCCTGCTCGACCCAGAACCGCTCTACCTGCGGCGTCCGGACGCGGTGGCCGCTCCCGGCACCGCGATGACGGCCTCCTCGGAGGGGAGGGGGGCGTCGTGA
- a CDS encoding 50S ribosomal protein bL37 has protein sequence MSKRARKRRDRKKKAANHGRRPNA, from the coding sequence ATGAGCAAGCGTGCACGCAAGCGCCGCGACCGCAAGAAGAAGGCGGCCAACCACGGCCGCCGGCCTAACGCCTGA
- a CDS encoding HD-GYP domain-containing protein: protein MALTPELALVALLAMIVGEAWRVSVPGVGQDAPLSQATAAALAVSTAWPAHDDPDHLLGLLGPLVLACLAVLVVAAARRSWWAVPPDLARTVSTVLVAGLLARVPLLGSASLLERAEAPGAQAPTVALLLLVVSVIAVVAPVLGRAAVQAAREGSPLRVQITDHLARHGALMLATATTAAVMALSVRLLGAASFVLFLVPMALLQPAVTRQRRIREAQRQTIFALSRLTDQAGLTTPGHGVRVARTAVPVAREAGVEDADLADVEAAALLHDIGQVGLTRPIPGGATVEVSARDQRRVAATGAAILARTADLSRLASTVGDVGIPQHWAEQRGDVPMSARVVRVVSAFDDLTGAGTRLGGGHGPVEALERILRSTPHEYDPQVVDALVRHLERRGLLAASDAVRLRTAATAPDGAGTGT from the coding sequence GTGGCGCTGACGCCCGAGCTGGCGCTGGTCGCGCTCCTCGCCATGATCGTCGGGGAGGCGTGGCGGGTGTCCGTGCCCGGGGTCGGCCAGGACGCGCCCCTGTCGCAGGCGACCGCAGCGGCCCTGGCCGTCTCCACCGCGTGGCCGGCCCACGACGACCCGGACCACCTGCTCGGTCTGCTCGGTCCGCTGGTCCTGGCCTGCCTGGCCGTCCTCGTCGTCGCCGCGGCGAGGCGCTCGTGGTGGGCCGTGCCGCCTGACCTCGCCCGCACCGTGAGCACCGTGCTGGTGGCTGGTCTGCTGGCCAGGGTGCCGCTGCTCGGCTCCGCCAGCCTCCTCGAGCGCGCGGAGGCACCCGGCGCGCAGGCTCCCACCGTGGCGCTCCTGCTGCTGGTGGTCTCGGTGATCGCGGTGGTCGCTCCGGTCCTGGGTCGCGCGGCGGTGCAGGCGGCGCGGGAGGGCAGCCCGCTGCGGGTGCAGATCACCGACCACCTGGCGAGGCACGGGGCGCTCATGCTGGCGACGGCCACCACCGCCGCCGTCATGGCGCTGTCGGTGCGGCTGCTCGGAGCCGCCTCGTTCGTGCTCTTCCTGGTGCCGATGGCGCTGCTCCAGCCGGCCGTGACCCGGCAGCGTCGCATCCGCGAAGCGCAGCGGCAGACGATCTTCGCGCTGTCCAGACTCACCGACCAGGCCGGCCTGACCACGCCGGGCCACGGGGTACGGGTGGCCAGGACCGCGGTGCCGGTCGCCCGGGAGGCAGGCGTGGAGGACGCCGACCTCGCCGACGTCGAGGCGGCCGCGCTGCTGCACGACATCGGCCAGGTGGGGCTCACCAGACCCATCCCCGGGGGCGCGACCGTGGAGGTGTCCGCGCGCGACCAGCGGAGGGTCGCCGCCACCGGTGCGGCCATCCTCGCCCGCACCGCGGACCTGTCGCGGCTGGCCTCCACCGTCGGTGACGTCGGGATACCCCAGCACTGGGCCGAGCAGCGCGGCGACGTGCCCATGTCCGCACGCGTGGTGCGGGTGGTCTCCGCCTTCGACGACCTGACCGGGGCCGGCACCCGACTCGGCGGCGGGCACGGCCCCGTCGAGGCTCTCGAGCGCATCCTGCGCTCGACTCCGCACGAGTACGACCCCCAGGTCGTGGACGCCCTCGTCCGGCACCTGGAGCGGCGCGGCCTGCTGGCCGCCAGTGATGCCGTGCGCCTGCGCACGGCAGCAACCGCTCCGGACGGTGCCGGCACCGGCACGTAG
- the rsrA gene encoding mycothiol system anti-sigma-R factor, translating to MNRPTEQAGAADCADVILRLFEYVDNESAPVDRERIHAHLEECGRCLAEYERDLLIKALVRRACACQPAPETLRAQILTRIVTTRVTVVEGGPDRS from the coding sequence ATGAACCGCCCGACCGAGCAGGCCGGCGCCGCCGACTGCGCCGACGTGATCCTGCGGCTGTTCGAGTACGTGGACAACGAGAGCGCGCCGGTGGACCGGGAGCGGATCCACGCACACCTCGAGGAGTGCGGACGCTGCCTGGCCGAGTACGAGCGCGACCTGCTCATCAAAGCGCTGGTCCGGCGGGCGTGCGCGTGCCAGCCGGCCCCCGAGACGCTGCGGGCCCAGATCCTCACGCGCATCGTCACCACCCGGGTCACCGTCGTCGAGGGCGGCCCGGACCGCTCCTGA
- a CDS encoding HD-GYP domain-containing protein has protein sequence MRVGIVVFLLAAVAVAGSWWGWRELGPDARLEPDIVVPLVGLGVGGVLLRERNLGPHLGVSVISVVLAAAVALTGPAGAALVGFVAYAVDVHQKRPRTRVFNASMAGAIGAVGGVVYLLVAGGLAVDSPQTVPLLDIGLPLLLAHAAMTLLNALSIGLMASAVRGSRVLPSAAGALRSLGWGTLTHLIVGFLFVVLWTAADLGVLSAIFVLGPLVVAHWSIGREALARREHQETVTTFVAALEEADPVSAGHAARVAHLAELVGSALGLGGQQTEDLRYAALLHDIGLVTVRTQLPPDPEVEQTAYLSAISAHPEAGVAVLRGLDFLTGALPAIAHHHERYDGRGYPAGLEGETIPLAARIIAVADAYDALAGRRAGTPATDAEVLEELRSRAGTQLDPAVVQALGGALARRPGATPARATEVAGRPEDPAGGAPRGTGVDHDHPSVSDTFAEWQPEQALGARWR, from the coding sequence GTGCGGGTCGGCATCGTCGTCTTCCTGCTGGCGGCGGTCGCGGTCGCGGGCTCGTGGTGGGGTTGGAGGGAGCTCGGGCCGGACGCCCGCCTCGAGCCGGACATCGTCGTGCCGCTCGTCGGGCTGGGCGTCGGGGGCGTGCTGCTCCGGGAGCGCAACCTCGGCCCGCACCTGGGCGTCTCCGTCATCTCGGTGGTGCTGGCGGCCGCCGTAGCGCTGACCGGTCCGGCGGGGGCGGCGTTGGTCGGCTTCGTGGCGTACGCGGTGGACGTGCATCAGAAGCGTCCCCGCACCCGCGTGTTCAACGCCTCGATGGCAGGGGCCATCGGTGCCGTGGGCGGCGTCGTCTACCTGCTGGTCGCCGGGGGGCTCGCGGTCGACTCGCCGCAGACCGTGCCGCTGCTCGACATCGGCCTGCCACTGCTGCTCGCGCACGCGGCGATGACCCTGCTCAACGCGCTGTCGATCGGTCTGATGGCCTCGGCCGTCCGTGGCAGCCGGGTGCTGCCCTCGGCCGCCGGCGCGCTCCGGAGCCTGGGCTGGGGGACGCTGACCCATCTGATCGTCGGGTTCCTCTTCGTCGTCCTGTGGACCGCCGCCGACCTCGGCGTGCTGAGCGCCATCTTCGTGCTGGGTCCCCTCGTGGTCGCGCACTGGTCGATCGGCCGGGAGGCGCTGGCCCGGCGGGAGCACCAAGAGACCGTGACGACCTTCGTGGCGGCGCTGGAGGAGGCAGACCCGGTCTCGGCCGGGCACGCCGCCCGCGTCGCGCACCTGGCGGAGCTCGTCGGCAGCGCCCTGGGCCTGGGGGGGCAGCAGACCGAGGACCTGCGCTACGCCGCCCTCCTCCACGACATCGGACTGGTGACCGTACGCACCCAGCTTCCCCCCGACCCGGAGGTCGAGCAGACGGCCTACCTCAGCGCGATCAGCGCGCACCCCGAGGCGGGCGTGGCCGTGCTGCGGGGGCTCGACTTCCTGACCGGGGCGCTGCCGGCGATCGCGCACCACCACGAACGCTACGACGGCCGGGGCTACCCGGCCGGGCTGGAGGGCGAGACGATCCCGCTGGCCGCCCGCATCATCGCGGTCGCCGACGCCTACGACGCGCTCGCCGGGAGGCGCGCCGGCACGCCGGCCACGGATGCCGAGGTGCTGGAGGAGCTCCGGTCCCGCGCCGGGACCCAGCTCGACCCCGCCGTGGTCCAGGCGCTGGGCGGGGCGCTCGCCCGCCGGCCCGGAGCGACCCCGGCACGCGCGACAGAGGTTGCGGGGCGTCCCGAGGATCCCGCGGGCGGCGCGCCACGCGGGACCGGGGTCGACCACGACCATCCGTCGGTGAGCGACACCTTCGCCGAGTGGCAGCCCGAGCAGGCGCTGGGGGCGCGGTGGCGCTGA
- a CDS encoding THUMP-like domain-containing protein, whose translation MPAWWWANARELSPSPEDGAWLDPARRTPGVADACGRTRRLFRLSDLSPSWEHVQEVAGRARAAGVKLSPGFSAADRPPGAEAEWAGVDGAVVECALWWGSAVRRVGVSAVVGTSTAVGTSWLTVTPVQDPPPPLGPGEAPGPFLAEPDRTVLAAGLTASLAAAVQGRESGPGTGYVVAPAVVDLAWARWFAVEEVLPLHARAVRAWLRERGYGRVTIKKRGVPTDPDRFRGELRLKGARDLPEATLVLTRVGATPSTIVVRPLPPR comes from the coding sequence GTGCCCGCGTGGTGGTGGGCGAACGCCCGGGAGCTGTCCCCCTCCCCCGAGGACGGCGCCTGGCTCGACCCGGCCCGCCGCACCCCCGGCGTCGCGGACGCGTGCGGCCGCACCCGCCGGTTGTTCCGCCTCTCGGACCTGTCGCCCTCGTGGGAGCACGTCCAGGAGGTCGCCGGCCGCGCCCGGGCGGCCGGCGTCAAGCTCTCGCCGGGGTTCTCGGCCGCGGACCGACCCCCGGGGGCCGAGGCCGAGTGGGCGGGTGTCGACGGCGCCGTGGTCGAGTGCGCGCTGTGGTGGGGGTCCGCGGTCCGCCGGGTCGGCGTGAGCGCGGTCGTGGGGACCTCGACCGCGGTCGGCACCTCCTGGCTCACCGTCACACCGGTGCAGGACCCGCCCCCGCCGCTGGGGCCGGGCGAGGCGCCCGGGCCGTTCCTGGCCGAGCCGGACCGCACGGTGCTGGCGGCCGGGCTCACCGCGAGCCTGGCCGCGGCGGTGCAGGGCCGGGAGTCCGGCCCCGGGACGGGGTATGTCGTGGCGCCCGCGGTCGTCGACCTTGCGTGGGCGCGGTGGTTCGCCGTGGAGGAGGTCCTGCCCCTGCACGCCCGGGCCGTGCGCGCCTGGCTGCGGGAGCGCGGGTACGGCCGGGTCACGATCAAGAAGCGCGGCGTGCCCACCGACCCGGACCGCTTCCGGGGCGAGCTGCGCCTGAAGGGAGCCCGCGACCTGCCGGAGGCCACGCTCGTGCTCACCCGGGTCGGCGCGACACCGTCGACGATCGTGGTCCGACCGCTGCCGCCGCGCTGA
- the groES gene encoding co-chaperone GroES yields MSVSIKPLEDRIVVQAVEAEQTTASGLVIPDTAKEKPQEGEVLAVGPGRWNEDGDERVPMDVKVGDRVIYSKYGGTEIKHGGTEYLILSARDVLAIVG; encoded by the coding sequence GTGTCGGTTTCCATCAAGCCGCTCGAGGACCGCATCGTCGTCCAGGCCGTCGAGGCCGAGCAGACCACCGCGTCCGGCCTCGTCATCCCGGACACCGCCAAGGAGAAGCCCCAGGAGGGCGAGGTCCTGGCCGTCGGCCCGGGCCGCTGGAACGAGGACGGCGACGAGCGCGTCCCCATGGACGTCAAGGTCGGCGACCGCGTCATCTACAGCAAGTACGGCGGCACCGAGATCAAGCACGGCGGCACCGAGTACCTGATCCTGTCGGCGCGCGACGTGCTCGCGATCGTCGGCTGA